Proteins co-encoded in one Coregonus clupeaformis isolate EN_2021a chromosome 17, ASM2061545v1, whole genome shotgun sequence genomic window:
- the LOC121586727 gene encoding PLAC8-like protein 1, with product MSNPVITHQPGAGSYGTNVQTGEWSTGLCSCCSDILVCALGFICPPALSCYTANKYGENPCLGCVPGGMTAMRTHMRLTYGIQGTICNDALMTCCCGFFEMCRMAREIRIRNGDV from the exons atgtcgaaCCCAGTCATCACCCACCAGCCAGGAGCAGGCTCTTATGGGACAAATGTGCAGACGGGCGAGTGGAGCACTGGGCTGTGCTCCTGCTGCAGTGACATCCTAGTCT GTGCTTTGGGCTTCATCTGCCCACCAGCATTGAGTTGCTACACAGCTAACAAGTATGGTGAGAACCCATGCCTGGGCTGTGTTCCAGGAGGCATGACAGCCATGAGGACCCACATGAGATTGACCTATGGGATTCAG gggACGATATGCAATGATGCGTTGATGACCTGTTGCTGTGGATTCTTTGAGATGTGCAGGATGGCCCGTGAAATTCGCATCAGGAATGGGGACGTTTGA
- the LOC121586726 gene encoding 28S ribosomal protein S15, mitochondrial-like, translated as MLLSMALRSALKSTSVVLRECGVLSRLKGTCASLPFKHGACTSVITGPSNSNNETVLTGIGSFTIQPVRNYARAVRKKKPVMQSQLSDLSPTMLKMEYAAVPLAQTADDLVKRLLTLELASHSEKLRLKTEQLIAKVQRDEADRSSTEVKVAILTSKIRNYQEHLHKHTKDKANKRRMLMAIDRRKKLLKHLRVTRYDAFEHVCQQLGITYTFPPEYYRHATRRWLAKKALCIKVFKEVQKQKLEQRKKMKQTLAPILAEPARTTAIGTQ; from the exons ATGTTATTAAGCATGGCTTTAAGAAGTGCTCTTAAATCGACATCTGTCGTTCTGCGAGAATGTGGTGTTTTATCCAGGCTGAAAGGAACCTGTGCGTCTCTCCCATTTAAACATGGGGCATGTACCTCTGTCATCACAGGGCCTTCAAACAGCAACAATGAGACTGTATTGACag GTATTGGAAGTTTCACCATTCAGCCTGTGAGAAACTATGCCCGTGCCGTAAGAAAGAAGAAGCCAG TGATGCAAAGTCAGCTGAGTGATCTGTCTCCAACAATGCTGAAAATGGAATATGCTGCTGTTCCACTCGCTCAAAC AGCTGATGACCTGGTCAAGAGACTTCTGACACTGGAACTAGCAAGCCAC AGTGAGAAGTTGCGATTGAAAACGGAGCAGCTGATTGCAAAAGTCCAGAGGGATGAAGCTGACCGCAGCTCTACAGAAGTCAAGG TGGCCATTTTGACCTCCAAAATCCGAAACTACCAGGAGCACCTGCACAAACATACTAAG GACAAAGCGAACAAGCGACGGATGCTCATGGCCATTGACCGCAGGAAGAAGCTGCTCAAGCACCTGAGGGTGACTCGCTACGACGCCTTTGAACATGTCTGCCAGCAGCTGGGAATCACCTACACTTTCCCCCCGGAGTACTACAGACACGCCACCCGACGCTGGCTGGCCAAGAAGGCCCTGTGCATAAAG GTCTTCAAAGAGGTGCAGAAACAGAAACTGGAGCAAAGGAAGAAAATGAAGCAGACCCTCGCCCCCATACTGGCAGAACCAGCCAGGACGACAGCTATAGGAACCCAATAA